The genomic DNA GAACCCCATCATATTAGAGAGATCATAAAGTACAAAGCAAAAAATATTTTAGAAAAATATGAATAGGTTTAGGAATTACGACAATATGATGTCATATTACCTTTGCTATAATTACATTGAAAGGGAGTTCAGGAGGTGTCTTAATGAATAGTAATTTGTGTCAAAGCTGTGGTATGCCATTAAATGATGAAAAGTTAATGGGGAATAATGGAGATGGTACTAAGAATAAGGATTACTGTACCTATTGCTTTAAGGATGGTGATTTTACAGGTGATGCTACAATGGAGGAAATGATAGAAATTTGTGTTCCCCATATGATTAAACAAGGCTTTGAAGAAAAAAAGGCTAGAGAAATGATGAATAATCTTTTCCCAAATTTAAAGAGGTGGTCTAAATAATTTAGGCTATTGGTATTTAAATACCGGATCAGATCTTTTTGTCAAAGTTTCAAAAATGTGATATAGAAACAATCCACCAGATACACTTAAAACCCTGTGTATCAAATGGATTAGTTTCCATATCACATTCTCTCTTTAAACTGCAAATTTTTTTCAACAGTCTCGAAGCATCTACATTGTCAAATAATATCACATATCTATTTTTTCTTCTAAACCTTCTATAAACCCAATCATATCATTCAAATATGGTATTGAGCTTTGCGCCCCGAGCTTTGTTGTTGACAATCCTGCTGAAGCATTAGCGAACTCAATCATTTTATCAATAGCTTTATCAACACCTATTGCTAAAGCCGCATTAAAAGTATCTCCAGCTGCAGTAGTATCCACGACTTTTACTTTATAGCTGTTAAAATATTTGATATTATCCCTGTCCATATACAAACATCCTCTAGAGCCCAAAGTAACAACTACTTTTTCAACACCTTTATCTAAAAGCTTCTTGGCTCCCTCTTCAATATTTTTTGTCCCCGTTAGAAGCTCCAGTTCAGTTTCATTTGGGGTAATTATGTATATATTTTTATAGACATCTTGAGGAATTTCTTTAGCTGGAGCGGGATTTAATATAACCTTTTTATTATATTTTTTTGCTAATAAAATTGTTTTTTCTACAACCTGCATGGGAATTTCCAACTGTATTAGAATTATATCTCCTTTTTCAATAATATCTTCAAGGGCCTCAATATTTTTAGGAGTTAATCCTTCATTAGCACCTGGATATACAATAATACTATTTTCTCCATCTTCACTGACCGCGATAAAGGCCGTTCCAGTTACATCATCTAATTCAATAATCCCTGAAATATCTATTCCATTTTCCCGAAGATTTTCCTTCATTTTTTTGCCTATTGCATCATTACCAACGGCACCGATCATGGAGACATTCCCTCCCAATCGCTTA from Maledivibacter sp. includes the following:
- a CDS encoding zinc ribbon domain-containing protein, translated to MNSNLCQSCGMPLNDEKLMGNNGDGTKNKDYCTYCFKDGDFTGDATMEEMIEICVPHMIKQGFEEKKAREMMNNLFPNLKRWSK
- the rbsK gene encoding ribokinase translates to MEIVVVGSINVDYSVMAKRLPKKGETILASSLNIIPGGKGANQAVAAKRLGGNVSMIGAVGNDAIGKKMKENLRENGIDISGIIELDDVTGTAFIAVSEDGENSIIVYPGANEGLTPKNIEALEDIIEKGDIILIQLEIPMQVVEKTILLAKKYNKKVILNPAPAKEIPQDVYKNIYIITPNETELELLTGTKNIEEGAKKLLDKGVEKVVVTLGSRGCLYMDRDNIKYFNSYKVKVVDTTAAGDTFNAALAIGVDKAIDKMIEFANASAGLSTTKLGAQSSIPYLNDMIGFIEGLEEKIDM